From Dreissena polymorpha isolate Duluth1 chromosome 15, UMN_Dpol_1.0, whole genome shotgun sequence, a single genomic window includes:
- the LOC127861084 gene encoding glutathionyl-hydroquinone reductase YqjG-like: MSEVAKYISKKGEFVRKDSVFRNWVTADGSSGFLAEAGRYHLYVSLACPWAHRTLIMRRLKGLDDVISVNIVDWHMTRPKGWAFSPEKAGCTPDTVNGCQALSEIYKMANPDYEGAWTVPVLWDIQRRTIVNNESSEIIRMLNSEFNAFCRTSEQRQFDFYPEELIGEIEQLNTWIYPNINNGVYRSGFAQSQAAYDEAVMALFDNLDKAESILAGSRFLAGPKMTEADIRLFPTLVRFDWVYHGHFKCNKKMLKEYPNLWAYTRDIYQTPGVADTVNKEHIRRHYHESHPSINQFAITSIGPDLDFMEPHQRETFGVLNEYRAKHL; this comes from the exons ATGTCTGAAGTGGCAAAATACATAAGCAAGAAGGGCGAATTCGTTCGCAAGGACTCCGTGTTCAGGAACTGGGTCACTG CGGACGGTTCAAGCGGATTTCTGGCGGAGGCAGGTCGCTACCACCTGTACGTATCCTTGGCATGTCCCTGGGCCCACAGGACCCTGATTATGCGGCGTCTCAAGGGACTAGATGACGTCATTTCCGTGAACATTGTCGACTGGCATATGACGCGACCTAAGGGATGGGCGTTCTCCCCGGAA AAAGCCGGCTGTACCCCGGACACTGTGAACGGGTGCCAAGCTTTGAGCGAAATATACAAAATGGCAAATCCAG ACTACGAGGGTGCCTGGACCGTTCCAGTGTTGTGGGATATACAGCGCCGGACCATCGTGAACAACGAGTCGAGCGAGATCATCCGAATGCTCAATTCTGAATTCAATGCATTCTGCAGGACGTCAGAGCAGCGGCAATTTGATTTCTACCCTGAGGAACTTATAGGCGAAATCGAGCAGCTGAATACATGGATATATCC GAACATCAATAACGGCGTGTACAGAAGCGGGTTTGCACAGTCGCAGGCGGCATATGATGAAGCAGTCATGGCCCTCTTTGACAATCTAGATAAG GCGGAGAGTATTCTTGCCGGAAGTCGATTCCTCGCGGGACCGAAGATGACAGAGGCGGACATACGGCTTTTCCCGACACTGGTCCGCTTCGACTGGGTTTACCACGGACACTTCAAG TGTAATAAGAAGATGTTGAAGGAGTACCCAAACCTCTGGGCGTATACACGGGACATATACCAGACCCCAGGGGTGGCTGACACCGTTAACAAGGAACACATCCGCAGGCACTATCAC GAGTCTCACCCCAGCATCAATCAGTTCGCCATCACCTCCATAGGACCGGATCTGGATTTCATGGAGCCACACCAGCGCGAGACTTTCGGAGTTTTAAATGAATACCGTGCAAAACATTTATAG